Proteins from a single region of Dehalococcoidia bacterium:
- a CDS encoding dienelactone hydrolase family protein produces MSDYKTHDYEGMIAETVTIKSRNNDYITAYIAKPLGNGPFPSIVLAHHIPGWDEIYKEFTRKFAHHGYMAICPDLYHRQGNGTPDDVAAEVRSNGGISDDQAMNDLLGSSDYLKALPNSSKKVGIFGTCSGGRHAFLAGCMSNEFEAIIECWGGNVVMKDDALSEKQPKSPSTLTSSLSAPLLGLFGNDDVSPTPEEVNEHERLLKENNKEYSFHRYDGAGHGFMYYHAPYYRQQQSVDAWDKIFDFVEEKLRS; encoded by the coding sequence ATGTCTGATTACAAGACCCATGATTATGAGGGTATGATTGCAGAAACTGTAACAATAAAATCTAGAAATAATGATTACATTACAGCTTACATAGCAAAACCTTTAGGAAATGGTCCATTTCCTTCTATAGTTTTAGCCCATCATATTCCTGGTTGGGATGAAATTTATAAAGAATTTACAAGAAAATTTGCTCACCATGGTTATATGGCAATATGCCCAGATTTATATCATAGACAAGGAAATGGAACTCCTGATGATGTAGCTGCAGAAGTTAGATCTAATGGAGGAATATCAGATGATCAAGCAATGAATGACTTATTAGGTTCTTCAGATTATCTAAAAGCACTTCCTAATTCTAGTAAAAAAGTTGGAATATTTGGTACTTGTTCTGGAGGTAGACATGCGTTTTTAGCTGGATGTATGTCAAATGAATTTGAAGCAATAATAGAATGTTGGGGTGGAAATGTTGTCATGAAAGATGACGCATTAAGCGAAAAACAACCTAAATCTCCTTCAACATTAACCTCATCTTTATCTGCACCACTATTAGGTCTGTTTGGAAATGACGATGTTTCTCCTACACCAGAAGAAGTAAATGAGCATGAACGATTATTGAAAGAAAATAATAAGGAATATTCTTTTCATCGATATGATGGAGCAGGCCACGGTTTTATGTATTATCATGCACCTTATTATAGACAGCAACAATCTGTAGATGCTTGGGATAAAATATTTGATTTTGTAGAAGAAAAATTAAGGAGTTAA
- a CDS encoding amidase, producing MNKELYYLSINELNSMYLGKETSPVEVTNVFLKRIKEFDSSLNSYIEVYEKDAIDNSKLAESSLSEASTNKLIGIPLGLKDLIDIKNKITTAGSKILENNVAEYDAKITKDFIDSKSIILGKTNLVEFAFGTLGINTTTRTCRNPWDMKKVPGGSSSGSAVSVSSGLATFAIGTDTGGSIRMPAALCGITGFKPTYGTVSRVGVKDLSWTMDHVGPMARSANDCLEVMKVISGYDSRDKYSLDNPKESFIDSEKIDRTNMKIGIPKQYFFDDVESEILKRVNESIEIFKQLGYQIIEIDMPFVSDGRNINIGVLIPEAISIHRKFLGRSKEYTKTVINRLLGGLGVTADEYLDASRAMSSFNQKMKVKMSEIDAIITPTVPSLTPNIKDSYNPNTLEANSMGKFTGVFNLTGQPSISIPCGLTNQNLPVGLMISGKMKEDLKILKIAMDFQNNSDFHELRPNLS from the coding sequence ATGAATAAAGAATTATATTACTTATCTATTAATGAACTTAACTCTATGTATTTAGGAAAGGAAACATCTCCTGTAGAAGTTACAAATGTTTTTTTGAAAAGAATAAAAGAATTTGATTCAAGCTTAAATTCATATATTGAAGTTTATGAAAAAGATGCAATTGATAACTCAAAGTTAGCAGAAAGTTCATTATCTGAAGCTTCAACAAATAAGTTAATTGGAATCCCTTTAGGTCTCAAGGATCTTATAGATATTAAGAATAAAATTACAACAGCTGGTTCAAAAATATTAGAGAATAATGTTGCAGAATATGATGCTAAAATTACTAAAGATTTTATTGACTCAAAGTCAATAATCTTAGGTAAAACAAATTTAGTTGAATTTGCATTTGGAACACTTGGTATTAATACTACAACTAGAACTTGTAGAAATCCTTGGGATATGAAAAAAGTTCCCGGAGGATCAAGCTCAGGTTCAGCAGTATCTGTTAGTAGTGGGTTAGCCACATTCGCCATAGGTACGGATACAGGAGGTAGTATAAGGATGCCTGCTGCATTATGCGGTATTACAGGATTTAAGCCTACCTATGGAACAGTGTCTAGAGTGGGAGTAAAAGACCTGAGTTGGACTATGGACCATGTTGGACCAATGGCTAGATCCGCTAATGATTGTTTAGAAGTGATGAAGGTAATTTCTGGATATGATTCAAGAGATAAATACTCATTAGATAATCCTAAAGAAAGTTTTATAGATTCAGAAAAAATAGATAGAACTAATATGAAAATTGGTATTCCTAAACAATATTTTTTTGATGACGTAGAAAGTGAAATTTTGAAAAGAGTAAATGAATCAATAGAAATTTTCAAACAACTTGGTTACCAAATAATTGAGATTGATATGCCATTTGTTAGTGATGGTAGAAATATAAATATTGGAGTCTTAATACCAGAGGCTATATCTATACATAGAAAATTTCTTGGGAGATCAAAAGAATATACAAAAACTGTAATAAATAGGCTTTTAGGTGGCCTAGGAGTTACTGCAGATGAGTACTTAGATGCTTCGAGAGCAATGTCTTCGTTTAATCAAAAAATGAAAGTAAAAATGAGTGAAATTGATGCAATAATCACTCCAACAGTACCATCACTTACGCCTAATATTAAAGATTCATATAATCCAAACACTTTAGAGGCAAATTCTATGGGTAAATTTACAGGAGTTTTTAATCTAACTGGACAACCTTCTATTTCAATACCATGTGGACTGACTAATCAAAATTTACCGGTTGGATTAATGATTTCAGGAAAAATGAAAGAAGACCTCAAAATTTTAAAAATTGCTATGGATTTTCAAAATAATTCTGATTTTCACGAGCTTAGACCAAATCTAAGTTAA
- the pgsA gene encoding CDP-diacylglycerol--glycerol-3-phosphate 3-phosphatidyltransferase: MTYFPTIITLSRFFFAIIVSTLLFFDSTFSVIAAVILFILGSLSDAIDGFFARRKSLESKFGEFLDPIADKFLVFLVLISLIYQRESIILFVITILIIIREIFVMSLREWMASFSRSNLVKVSSLGKTKTITQMTGIGMIIGTPIINFSYYFELSILVLVIGTFFAYLSAYKYFKQSFPYIR; encoded by the coding sequence ATGACATATTTTCCAACAATAATTACTTTATCAAGATTCTTTTTTGCAATAATTGTATCTACATTATTATTTTTTGATTCTACTTTTTCTGTCATTGCAGCTGTAATTCTCTTTATACTTGGTTCCTTAAGTGATGCTATTGATGGTTTTTTCGCAAGAAGAAAATCGCTGGAATCTAAATTTGGTGAATTTCTAGACCCAATAGCTGATAAATTCCTAGTTTTTTTAGTACTAATTTCCCTCATATATCAAAGAGAATCAATTATATTATTTGTGATTACAATTTTGATAATAATAAGAGAAATTTTTGTTATGTCACTAAGAGAATGGATGGCAAGTTTTTCTAGAAGTAATCTAGTTAAGGTTTCATCATTAGGAAAAACTAAAACAATTACTCAAATGACAGGAATAGGTATGATCATAGGAACTCCAATTATTAATTTTTCTTATTATTTTGAGCTGAGTATATTAGTTCTAGTTATAGGAACATTTTTTGCGTACTTATCTGCATATAAATATTTCAAACAATCATTTCCATATATCAGGTAA
- a CDS encoding MFS transporter, translating to MEKNTNNSIDYLSSLKYPDFLKMWLAGLFAGSSHWALIVVRGWVVYQISDSSMYVGLVTFAALIPMVIVNPFIGYLADKFQRRRILQIMFFINFAHNLGLAFLYFLDLIVPWHLVILAFVQGSARASQMPSGQALVPNIVPKKNLLNAVALNASTIHATRLLGPLAIAPFISYIDSNERSIDGTDIAFFICTAFYLLSFIFSMMIQNKSTGKINSESFFKGFAEGVRYVHSNKPILIIIIITTLHCMLTMSFESILPYFSVNKLGAEGPALSFLMMCVGIGALNASVFLAGTSSEKLKGKLFYYFAILSGIAPLVLSFSTNLLLSMFGTVLMGLGQAGFMIISQTLIQVLAPDYIRGRIVGIYAMYAGGSMALFNFINGLLADLINPGYSLAVQGILFSSIVIIYRNQKVLRFIYSGKANQLVKA from the coding sequence TTGGAAAAAAATACAAATAATTCAATAGACTATCTTTCATCATTAAAATATCCTGATTTTCTTAAGATGTGGCTAGCTGGTTTATTTGCAGGTTCTTCTCATTGGGCTCTAATAGTCGTTAGAGGTTGGGTTGTATACCAAATTTCAGATAGCAGTATGTATGTTGGATTAGTTACATTTGCTGCTCTAATACCTATGGTTATAGTAAATCCTTTTATTGGATATTTAGCTGATAAATTTCAAAGAAGAAGAATACTTCAAATTATGTTCTTTATTAATTTTGCTCATAATTTAGGATTAGCATTTTTATATTTTTTAGACCTAATAGTTCCATGGCATTTAGTAATATTAGCATTTGTTCAAGGATCTGCTAGAGCCTCTCAAATGCCATCAGGTCAGGCATTAGTTCCAAATATAGTACCTAAAAAAAATTTACTTAATGCAGTTGCATTAAATGCTTCTACAATTCATGCAACTAGATTATTAGGTCCTTTAGCTATAGCTCCATTTATTAGCTATATTGATAGTAATGAGAGGTCTATAGATGGTACAGACATTGCTTTCTTTATATGTACAGCTTTTTATCTACTGAGTTTTATCTTTTCAATGATGATTCAAAATAAATCAACTGGAAAAATTAATTCTGAGTCATTCTTTAAGGGTTTTGCTGAAGGAGTAAGGTATGTTCATTCAAACAAACCAATTTTAATCATTATTATAATTACAACTTTACACTGTATGCTTACGATGTCTTTTGAGTCTATTCTGCCCTATTTTAGTGTAAACAAACTTGGAGCTGAGGGACCTGCTCTTAGTTTCTTAATGATGTGTGTTGGAATTGGAGCTTTAAATGCATCTGTTTTTCTTGCAGGTACTTCTAGTGAAAAACTTAAAGGAAAATTATTTTATTACTTTGCAATATTAAGTGGTATTGCTCCATTAGTTTTATCTTTCTCTACAAATTTATTGTTATCTATGTTTGGAACAGTACTGATGGGATTGGGACAAGCAGGATTTATGATAATTTCTCAAACTCTTATACAGGTTTTAGCTCCAGATTATATAAGAGGGCGTATAGTGGGTATTTATGCAATGTATGCTGGAGGAAGCATGGCTTTATTTAATTTCATAAATGGCTTGCTAGCAGACTTAATTAATCCAGGATATTCTTTGGCAGTGCAAGGAATTTTATTTTCCTCAATAGTTATTATTTATAGAAACCAGAAAGTCTTAAGATTTATTTACTCAGGTAAAGCTAATCAGTTAGTTAAGGCTTAA
- a CDS encoding alpha/beta hydrolase — MNSKINSYYQDLLPREIKSNYAQDINGIDMHYLESGKKTSDSKLIILLHGFPELSYSWRKILPVLSDNGFHVIAPDQRGFGSTKNSDLTYTNNLFNYSQLNLVSDIYNLIKKLDYDKVHGIIGHDSGIGPASWATLLRPDVFQNLVTMSGPFTGPPSFIFKSKDEYIPETDQIDKDLAKLEFPRKHYQSYYRTKSANYEMMNSKQGLKSFIRAYYHYKSFDWKNNKPFEINLWDAKELSKMPTYYIMDKQKNMAETVNDYMPTEQEIKKCKWLTDEEIKVYFEEYSKTSFQGGLNWYRASVDYENLQKLSLFSNYRIDVPSLFISGKSDWGIYQKPGALKKMQTIMTKFEGIELVENAGHWVQQENPDRVNELLLRFFL, encoded by the coding sequence TTGAATTCTAAAATAAATTCTTACTATCAAGATTTGCTTCCAAGAGAGATTAAATCTAATTATGCTCAGGATATAAATGGCATTGATATGCATTATCTAGAATCTGGAAAGAAAACTTCTGATTCTAAATTAATAATTTTACTTCATGGATTTCCAGAATTATCTTATAGTTGGAGAAAAATTCTGCCTGTTCTTTCTGATAATGGTTTTCACGTAATTGCCCCTGATCAAAGAGGATTTGGAAGCACTAAGAACTCAGATTTAACATACACAAATAATCTATTTAATTATTCTCAGTTGAATCTAGTTTCAGATATATATAATCTTATAAAAAAATTAGACTACGATAAAGTTCATGGAATTATTGGACATGATTCTGGTATAGGCCCTGCATCTTGGGCGACCCTTCTTAGACCTGATGTATTTCAGAACTTAGTAACTATGAGCGGACCATTTACTGGTCCTCCATCTTTTATTTTTAAATCAAAAGATGAATATATTCCTGAAACTGATCAAATAGATAAAGATTTGGCTAAATTAGAATTTCCTAGAAAACACTATCAATCATATTACAGAACAAAGTCAGCTAATTATGAAATGATGAATTCTAAACAAGGATTAAAATCTTTTATTAGAGCATATTACCACTATAAAAGTTTTGATTGGAAAAATAATAAACCTTTTGAAATAAATTTATGGGACGCCAAAGAATTATCTAAAATGCCTACTTATTATATTATGGATAAACAAAAAAATATGGCAGAGACTGTAAATGACTATATGCCAACGGAACAAGAAATAAAGAAATGTAAATGGCTTACAGATGAGGAAATAAAAGTATATTTCGAAGAATATTCTAAAACTTCATTTCAAGGCGGACTCAATTGGTATAGAGCTTCTGTAGATTATGAAAATTTACAAAAGCTATCCCTTTTTAGCAATTATAGAATTGATGTTCCTTCTTTATTTATTTCGGGAAAAAGCGACTGGGGAATATATCAAAAGCCTGGAGCTTTAAAAAAAATGCAGACTATAATGACCAAGTTTGAAGGAATTGAACTTGTTGAAAATGCAGGACATTGGGTGCAGCAGGAAAATCCAGATAGAGTAAATGAATTGTTATTAAGATTCTTTTTATAA
- a CDS encoding DUF6295 family protein: MCTMIAEKAKVKGSGKKIKSWIPLDSCDIYYDHSTYVDCEHSITLSFKNDMNPIDSRITVEITPESALDIIEKLNIALNKGNHLT; encoded by the coding sequence ATGTGTACAATGATTGCTGAAAAAGCTAAAGTAAAGGGTTCCGGGAAAAAAATAAAATCATGGATACCCTTAGACTCTTGTGATATATATTATGATCATTCTACATATGTTGATTGTGAGCACTCTATAACTTTAAGTTTTAAAAATGATATGAACCCTATTGATTCAAGAATTACAGTAGAAATAACTCCAGAATCTGCATTAGATATTATAGAAAAGTTAAATATTGCGCTAAATAAAGGTAATCATTTAACTTAG
- a CDS encoding sugar phosphate isomerase/epimerase codes for MYLGAASMIGTTGAGYSGNIPHEFDVLTYTNEDLKEVADIGYTVHNVVVSDPSAYSEAAIKEIKSRFHNNSIAIGNSRGTYGGGLVSSDESIRKNTISFVKEMCILSVKLGCPSTYLRPGSINENGAWLPHPLNHTPKVFDRLVDSTKQICKIAESEGMYLLLEGGYVSPVYSAKKVKDFFDAVGSKNLKFNQDPVNFLSSLEQAYNTRPFLEEFFTLLGEYTISADLKDFKVIDSLLFQLEEEYLGSGMMDQIYFLKRMQEICPSAQILVEHIPRDKFKPSYEATLKYSNVAGITWEKYPN; via the coding sequence ATGTATTTAGGTGCAGCTTCAATGATAGGGACAACTGGTGCAGGTTATAGTGGGAATATACCTCATGAATTTGATGTTTTAACTTATACGAATGAAGATCTAAAAGAAGTAGCTGATATAGGTTATACAGTCCATAATGTAGTAGTCTCTGACCCCTCAGCTTACTCAGAAGCAGCAATTAAAGAAATAAAATCAAGATTTCATAATAATTCTATAGCAATTGGAAATTCTAGAGGAACTTATGGTGGGGGTCTAGTAAGTTCAGATGAAAGTATTAGAAAAAATACAATTTCATTTGTTAAAGAAATGTGTATATTATCAGTAAAACTTGGTTGCCCAAGTACATATCTTAGACCTGGAAGCATAAATGAAAATGGAGCATGGCTTCCACATCCTCTAAATCATACACCAAAAGTATTTGATAGGCTTGTAGATTCAACTAAACAAATTTGTAAGATTGCCGAATCAGAAGGAATGTATTTATTGTTAGAAGGTGGATATGTTTCACCTGTTTATTCTGCTAAAAAAGTAAAAGATTTCTTTGATGCTGTTGGGTCTAAAAATTTAAAATTTAATCAAGATCCAGTTAATTTTTTATCTTCACTAGAACAGGCATATAATACTAGACCATTTCTTGAAGAATTCTTTACTCTTCTTGGAGAATATACAATAAGCGCAGACTTAAAAGATTTTAAGGTTATAGATTCACTTTTATTTCAATTAGAAGAAGAATACTTAGGAAGTGGTATGATGGATCAAATTTATTTTTTGAAAAGAATGCAAGAAATATGTCCAAGTGCTCAAATATTAGTAGAGCATATTCCTAGAGATAAATTTAAGCCTTCATATGAAGCAACCTTAAAATACTCTAATGTTGCTGGAATAACTTGGGAAAAATATCCTAATTAA
- a CDS encoding mandelate racemase/muconate lactonizing enzyme family protein gives MSINVSNNSVPSDLKITDMRITVIGEGGWRWPIIKIYTNQDIYGLGEVRDGASARYALSLKSKILGQNPCDIDKIFQKLKQFGGHGRLAGGVCGIEMALCDLAGKAYGIPAYMLAGGKYRENIKVYADTPLKKDPEEMGNSLKERMKNGFEFLKMDIGLWIAAEYKNGVINKKFIEESNDVMHPFTGIQVTDYGISKMEEYVKTVRDIIGYEIPLASDHFGHMGVENAIRIGKALDKFTLAWYEDMIPWQLVDQWKMLKSRVDTPVATGEDIYCKEGFEPLVEAKAISVAHPDLATSGGILETKRIADYCREAGIPVALHQAGSPVVAMANVHCAASIDNFIALEMHSVDNPWWNDLVTLVGQEGPMIKNGFIKVTDAPGLGIELNDEVIKEHLAESSQGVHGADTKFSIYPKGFFQDTSDWDKPDSHDRTWS, from the coding sequence ATGTCTATCAATGTATCAAATAACTCTGTACCTTCTGATCTAAAAATTACTGATATGAGAATTACAGTAATAGGTGAGGGTGGTTGGAGATGGCCAATAATAAAAATATACACTAATCAAGATATTTATGGTTTAGGTGAAGTTAGAGATGGAGCCTCAGCAAGATATGCTTTATCCCTTAAGAGTAAAATTTTAGGCCAAAATCCATGTGATATAGATAAAATTTTTCAAAAACTAAAACAGTTTGGAGGTCATGGAAGATTAGCAGGAGGCGTATGTGGAATTGAAATGGCTTTATGTGATCTTGCCGGTAAAGCATATGGTATTCCAGCTTATATGTTAGCAGGAGGAAAATATAGAGAAAATATAAAAGTTTATGCAGATACTCCCCTAAAGAAAGATCCTGAAGAAATGGGGAATTCATTAAAAGAAAGAATGAAAAATGGTTTCGAATTCTTAAAGATGGATATTGGATTATGGATAGCAGCAGAGTACAAAAATGGAGTAATTAATAAAAAATTTATCGAAGAATCTAATGATGTAATGCATCCCTTTACGGGAATACAAGTAACAGACTATGGAATATCTAAAATGGAAGAGTATGTAAAGACAGTTAGAGATATTATTGGTTATGAAATCCCTTTAGCTTCAGATCATTTTGGACATATGGGAGTAGAAAATGCTATAAGAATTGGTAAAGCTTTAGATAAATTTACTCTTGCTTGGTATGAGGATATGATACCTTGGCAGTTGGTTGATCAATGGAAAATGCTTAAGAGTCGAGTAGATACTCCTGTCGCAACTGGTGAGGATATTTATTGCAAAGAAGGCTTTGAACCACTTGTTGAGGCAAAAGCTATTTCTGTTGCTCATCCAGATCTAGCAACATCAGGTGGTATCCTAGAAACTAAAAGAATAGCTGATTATTGTAGAGAAGCCGGTATTCCTGTTGCTTTACACCAAGCTGGTTCTCCAGTTGTTGCAATGGCAAATGTACATTGTGCTGCATCTATTGATAATTTTATAGCACTAGAGATGCACTCAGTGGATAATCCATGGTGGAATGACTTGGTAACTCTAGTTGGGCAAGAGGGACCTATGATAAAGAATGGTTTTATAAAGGTAACTGATGCACCTGGTCTTGGAATAGAACTAAATGATGAAGTAATAAAAGAACATTTAGCAGAATCATCTCAAGGAGTCCATGGAGCTGATACAAAATTTTCTATTTATCCCAAAGGATTTTTTCAAGATACATCTGATTGGGATAAGCCAGATTCTCATGATAGAACGTGGAGTTAA
- a CDS encoding GNAT family N-acetyltransferase — protein sequence MLEKPKYIKTKRLLLRPIEIEDTQIVQKYSLDKEWHRFLEFHTKESVKDFVQKAVNSPWSEHARFSILYKDKMIGSIGLYLELKEKRAEIGYSLAKEYWGLGIIPEAVERIFEYGFNEINLEKIFAQTDTRNLPSQSVMKKLNMKQEGIFRKHTIAQNKRRDIVYFSILREEWDKIKEKK from the coding sequence ATGTTAGAAAAACCTAAATATATTAAAACAAAAAGATTACTATTGAGGCCAATCGAGATAGAAGATACTCAAATTGTTCAAAAGTATTCTTTAGATAAAGAATGGCATAGATTTCTAGAATTTCATACTAAAGAAAGTGTAAAGGACTTTGTACAAAAAGCAGTTAATTCTCCTTGGTCTGAACATGCTAGATTTTCTATCTTATACAAAGACAAAATGATTGGAAGCATTGGGTTATACTTGGAACTTAAAGAAAAAAGAGCAGAAATAGGTTATTCACTAGCAAAAGAATATTGGGGGTTAGGAATTATACCTGAGGCAGTGGAAAGAATATTTGAATATGGTTTTAACGAAATAAATTTAGAAAAAATTTTTGCTCAAACAGATACAAGAAATTTACCATCACAATCCGTGATGAAAAAATTAAATATGAAACAAGAGGGTATTTTTAGAAAACATACTATAGCTCAAAATAAAAGAAGAGATATAGTTTATTTTTCAATTCTTAGAGAAGAATGGGACAAAATTAAGGAGAAAAAATAA
- a CDS encoding phytanoyl-CoA dioxygenase family protein produces the protein MASLTKDQLNHFNEFGFLKVENLIDPENIIDPIIDEYHTVLDNLAKKLFEEGKISSKYEDLEFGERVTKIYAESGEVYNQFFDFSLPQSGIKEDTPFWAGPAVFNALKNNNLLDAVESIIGEEIFSNPIQHVRIKVPESEAPKDENGLVKFGATPWHQDAGVATEEVDNTNMLTVWFPLMDASEENGCLQVVPGSHEGKVLTHCPGFNPKTGKINRSLNAGGLQIPTTLFDESHAMAVPMKKGDALFLTKKTVHSALPNISNKIRWSFDLRYQPIGEPTGRDIFPGFVARSNDNPDEVLDDAQVWYESWESARDNLAQTEQFAFNRWDGDDVACA, from the coding sequence GTGGCTAGTCTAACTAAAGATCAACTAAATCATTTTAATGAATTTGGATTCTTAAAAGTTGAGAATCTAATTGACCCTGAAAATATAATTGACCCTATAATAGATGAGTATCACACTGTACTTGATAACTTGGCAAAAAAATTATTTGAGGAAGGCAAGATCTCATCAAAATATGAGGATTTAGAATTTGGTGAAAGAGTAACCAAAATATATGCTGAATCGGGAGAAGTTTATAATCAATTTTTCGATTTCTCTCTACCTCAAAGTGGTATCAAGGAAGACACACCCTTTTGGGCAGGTCCTGCTGTTTTCAATGCACTAAAAAATAACAACCTTCTTGATGCTGTTGAGTCAATAATTGGGGAAGAAATTTTCTCTAATCCAATTCAGCATGTCAGAATTAAGGTACCTGAATCAGAAGCTCCAAAAGATGAAAATGGGCTTGTTAAATTTGGTGCTACCCCATGGCATCAAGATGCAGGTGTAGCAACAGAAGAAGTAGACAATACAAATATGCTAACAGTTTGGTTTCCACTTATGGATGCATCCGAAGAAAATGGTTGTCTTCAAGTTGTTCCTGGAAGTCACGAAGGTAAAGTTCTTACTCATTGTCCAGGATTCAATCCTAAAACTGGAAAAATAAATAGAAGCTTGAATGCAGGTGGCTTACAAATCCCAACAACTTTATTTGATGAATCACATGCCATGGCAGTTCCTATGAAAAAAGGTGATGCTCTCTTTCTAACTAAAAAAACTGTCCATTCTGCTTTACCAAATATAAGTAACAAAATAAGATGGAGTTTTGATCTAAGATATCAACCAATTGGAGAACCAACAGGTAGAGATATTTTTCCAGGATTTGTTGCAAGAAGTAATGATAATCCAGATGAAGTTCTAGATGATGCTCAAGTTTGGTATGAATCATGGGAATCTGCCAGAGATAATTTAGCTCAAACTGAGCAATTTGCATTCAATAGATGGGATGGCGACGATGTCGCCTGCGCATAA
- a CDS encoding RraA family protein, translating into MKLTNPEIIKSITKSWKGERDKNSRPLVSDNILKRMKLVTTEEAWGTCRKNGYNYQFAGNWNNLHPERVIVGRAVTCRFVPQRPDLNQAIENQGKKDKRIGGQNSWVIDELENNDLIVVDLFGKVFDGTFAGDNLTTAIKSKTGTGMVVDGGIRDTQRIFEMEDFNAFVRGLDPSAINNVSMPEINGVTRIGEATCIPGDVVLGTRTGIIFIPPHLAEEVVVSSEDVRLKDEFGQQRIMEGIYTPGEVDREYSKEMLKDFENWKKEKE; encoded by the coding sequence ATGAAATTAACAAATCCAGAAATAATAAAATCCATTACAAAATCATGGAAAGGAGAAAGAGATAAAAATTCAAGACCTCTTGTTTCTGACAATATACTGAAAAGAATGAAATTAGTTACAACAGAGGAAGCCTGGGGTACATGTAGAAAAAATGGTTATAATTATCAATTTGCTGGTAATTGGAATAACTTACACCCTGAAAGAGTTATAGTTGGAAGAGCAGTTACATGTAGATTCGTTCCCCAAAGGCCAGACTTAAATCAAGCTATAGAAAATCAAGGTAAAAAAGATAAAAGAATTGGTGGTCAAAATTCTTGGGTAATTGATGAATTAGAAAATAATGACTTAATAGTGGTGGATCTTTTTGGTAAAGTCTTTGATGGAACATTTGCTGGAGATAATCTTACAACAGCAATAAAATCAAAAACTGGTACTGGAATGGTTGTAGACGGAGGAATTAGGGATACACAAAGAATTTTTGAAATGGAAGATTTTAATGCCTTTGTCAGAGGTTTAGATCCAAGTGCGATAAATAATGTTTCTATGCCAGAAATAAATGGTGTTACAAGAATTGGGGAAGCAACATGCATACCTGGTGACGTTGTATTAGGAACAAGAACAGGAATTATTTTTATTCCCCCTCATTTAGCAGAAGAAGTTGTAGTTTCCTCTGAAGACGTTAGATTGAAAGATGAATTTGGACAGCAAAGAATAATGGAAGGAATTTATACTCCAGGTGAAGTAGATAGAGAATATTCAAAAGAAATGTTAAAAGACTTTGAAAATTGGAAAAAAGAAAAGGAATAA
- a CDS encoding tetratricopeptide repeat protein, which translates to MESSYFNSGINKAKLGLHDEAIEDFEKASWEDPDNFEIQFNLGTAYLTIGEFEQAIVNLDRAIKISPKNSDAWGNRAVAKAAIGEDSESEKDKEQAIELGANPDGINAVIDIVKEKREGSDPFKNLK; encoded by the coding sequence ATGGAATCGTCTTATTTTAATTCAGGTATAAATAAAGCTAAACTAGGTCTTCACGATGAGGCCATAGAAGATTTTGAAAAGGCTTCATGGGAAGATCCTGATAATTTTGAAATCCAATTTAATCTTGGAACAGCTTACTTAACAATAGGAGAGTTTGAACAAGCAATAGTAAATTTAGATAGAGCCATTAAGATATCGCCAAAAAATTCTGATGCTTGGGGAAACAGAGCAGTTGCTAAAGCTGCTATAGGTGAGGATTCTGAATCAGAAAAAGATAAAGAACAGGCAATAGAATTAGGGGCTAATCCAGATGGTATTAATGCAGTTATAGACATAGTTAAGGAAAAAAGAGAAGGATCTGACCCATTTAAGAATTTAAAATAA